A window of Paenibacillus polygoni contains these coding sequences:
- a CDS encoding aldo/keto reductase, with amino-acid sequence MKYNYLGQSGLQVSQLGLGTNSFGKRADEQTSARILHHAIDHGINFIDTANIYAGTESERIIGQALQGKRDQVVLATKAGLVKDDKPNGRGSSRYHLQLELENSLRRLQTDYVDLYQIHTFDPNTPLEETLRALDDMVRSGKVRYIGASNYAAWEIMKALGISEMRNFVRYVSTQTSYSLADRTPELELVPMCLNQGVGIIPYFPLAGGILTGKYTNKNSAPSGSRAETDPNFNRFLEEHNLELGRKVSDLAASHGYSPSALSVAWLMNRPAVSTVIVGATKTEQLDDNIKSLEIDMNSDLGAELDQISEPFIHAKPFATYRI; translated from the coding sequence ATGAAATATAACTATCTAGGTCAAAGTGGACTTCAAGTCTCACAGCTTGGGCTTGGCACGAATTCTTTTGGTAAGAGAGCGGATGAGCAAACCTCTGCCCGTATTCTCCATCACGCCATCGATCATGGTATCAACTTTATTGATACAGCCAATATTTATGCAGGAACCGAATCAGAACGAATCATTGGACAAGCCCTGCAAGGGAAGCGAGATCAAGTCGTACTCGCTACAAAAGCAGGTCTTGTCAAAGACGATAAGCCTAACGGGCGTGGATCTTCCCGCTATCATCTACAGCTTGAGCTGGAGAACAGCCTGAGACGACTCCAAACCGATTATGTGGATCTCTATCAGATTCATACCTTTGATCCTAACACACCTCTAGAAGAAACCCTTCGGGCACTCGACGACATGGTACGTTCCGGTAAAGTACGCTACATCGGCGCTTCTAACTATGCTGCTTGGGAGATTATGAAGGCACTCGGTATTAGCGAGATGCGGAATTTCGTGCGCTATGTATCTACTCAGACCAGTTACTCTCTAGCGGATCGTACACCCGAACTTGAACTCGTTCCGATGTGTCTTAACCAAGGTGTTGGAATCATCCCTTACTTCCCGCTTGCAGGGGGAATTCTGACAGGGAAGTATACGAACAAAAACAGCGCTCCATCTGGTTCCCGTGCCGAGACGGATCCGAACTTTAACCGTTTCCTAGAAGAGCATAATTTGGAGCTTGGACGTAAGGTAAGTGATCTTGCCGCTTCCCATGGTTACTCCCCGAGTGCTTTATCTGTTGCTTGGCTTATGAACCGTCCAGCGGTCTCTACCGTTATTGTGGGTGCGACAAAGACAGAGCAGCTAGACGATAATATCAAAAGCCTTGAGATTGATATGAATTCAGATCTCGGTGCTGAGCTGGATCAGATCAGTGAACCGTTTATTCATGCTAAACCTTTTGCGACGTATCGTATTTAG
- a CDS encoding nuclear transport factor 2 family protein has product MSITQVIDAQLEAYNARDIEALLRTYHPNCVIEDAAGNVQQTNREEIRARYTKTFEVSPELHAKILTRIVNGPYVIDHEEVSGHSGRTDLLYAVPVYRVEDGLITHVRFIG; this is encoded by the coding sequence ATGTCGATCACCCAAGTTATTGATGCTCAGCTTGAAGCTTACAATGCACGTGATATTGAAGCTTTACTCCGTACTTATCATCCCAATTGTGTTATTGAAGATGCTGCGGGCAACGTGCAACAAACGAACAGAGAAGAGATTCGCGCTAGATATACGAAGACATTTGAAGTAAGTCCTGAGCTGCATGCGAAGATTCTGACTCGGATTGTGAACGGTCCTTATGTCATCGATCATGAAGAAGTCAGCGGACATAGCGGAAGAACAGATCTGCTGTATGCTGTTCCTGTCTACCGTGTTGAAGATGGTCTGATCACACATGTACGTTTTATCGGTTAA
- a CDS encoding Imm26 family immunity protein: MILSKDTHKHITIGHMTLFIPDYDLDRYIFITRLANLFGVQTNTQAGLQLLEKIQEEEEGLLDRITFEYDDGGIMVHASEDQAEAILQVIFLAHDLMVPPYQMNLSNEEKNSVIEYCRNWVRPTLQTCKTGDVFTIPLMNEDYAYGQVIGETAEKNPVCALFECCSEEVLDPSYIVNQRPIAILPLAGDKIHNFTFQVIGSAPVLITGEGAVSEYQGRKIKRFSDSYFTELANAYYGLTDWDDPMQDYKAFLLPGVEGPYNNALRPVPNTVIDVIPGERIGNLYLGMSEKECSEVLESYRKEHLKGLWNYSLNDVFRIDYDPEGKISFIEMVTGYEPELLQVRIHLPEQKVDAFHTKAKILIPMIDNVSPYDRSEEDNGYAYYFKELGLALWRGNVVEEEQMEEAWYKEMGAENQQDELRFMYFETVSVMVPGYYNQS; this comes from the coding sequence ATGATCTTATCAAAAGATACCCATAAGCATATTACAATTGGACACATGACGTTATTTATTCCTGATTATGACCTGGATCGCTACATATTCATAACAAGACTTGCGAACCTATTCGGAGTACAGACGAATACACAAGCGGGTCTCCAATTGTTAGAGAAGATTCAGGAAGAGGAAGAAGGGTTGCTGGACCGAATTACCTTTGAATATGACGATGGGGGAATTATGGTTCATGCTAGCGAGGACCAAGCGGAGGCAATCCTTCAAGTCATTTTCTTGGCGCATGATCTCATGGTTCCGCCTTATCAGATGAACCTATCTAATGAAGAAAAGAATAGTGTAATCGAGTACTGCAGAAATTGGGTTAGACCAACCCTGCAAACATGCAAGACTGGTGACGTATTTACGATCCCTTTGATGAATGAGGACTATGCCTACGGACAAGTAATAGGGGAGACAGCGGAGAAGAATCCGGTATGTGCCCTTTTTGAATGTTGCTCGGAAGAGGTGTTAGATCCTTCTTATATCGTAAATCAGCGTCCCATTGCCATTTTACCGTTAGCAGGCGACAAAATACATAATTTCACCTTTCAGGTGATTGGAAGTGCTCCCGTACTTATTACCGGAGAAGGAGCCGTATCCGAATATCAAGGAAGAAAGATCAAACGTTTCTCCGATTCTTATTTTACCGAATTAGCAAATGCTTATTATGGACTTACAGATTGGGATGATCCAATGCAAGACTATAAGGCGTTTCTCTTACCAGGAGTAGAAGGGCCATACAATAACGCTTTAAGACCAGTGCCGAATACGGTGATTGATGTCATTCCCGGTGAGCGCATTGGAAATCTCTATCTTGGGATGAGCGAGAAAGAATGCAGTGAGGTGTTGGAATCCTATAGGAAAGAGCATCTAAAAGGTCTTTGGAATTATTCGCTTAATGATGTTTTTCGTATCGACTATGATCCGGAGGGAAAGATCTCTTTTATAGAGATGGTCACAGGTTATGAACCGGAACTTCTTCAAGTCCGTATCCATTTGCCGGAACAGAAGGTGGATGCTTTTCACACGAAAGCTAAGATACTGATTCCGATGATTGATAATGTATCGCCTTATGATCGGTCCGAAGAGGATAATGGGTATGCTTATTATTTTAAAGAGTTAGGACTGGCATTGTGGCGAGGAAATGTAGTTGAAGAAGAACAGATGGAGGAAGCATGGTATAAGGAAATGGGTGCTGAAAATCAGCAGGACGAGCTGCGGTTTATGTACTTTGAGACGGTCAGTGTGATGGTACCAGGTTACTATAATCAGTCCTAA
- the htpG gene encoding molecular chaperone HtpG, with the protein MATKQFQAESKRLLEMMINSIYTQKEIFLRELISNASDAIDKMYYKALVEDQLTFQSEDYFIKITADKENRTLTISDTGIGMTQEDLENNLGIIANSGSFAFKNENELKEGHNIIGQFGVGFYSAFMVADKITVITKAWGSEQAYKWESEGADGYTIELAEKDSVGTDIILHIRENTEEDSYDEYLEEYRLRTIIKKYSDFIRYPIKMDVKTQKPKEDAENEFEEVIEEQTVNSMVPIWRKNKNELTNEDYENFYFEKRYGFDKPLKHVHISADGAVVYNAILFIPEKTPFDYYTKEYEKGLELYSNGVLIMDKCGDLLPDYFSFVKGMVDSEDLSLNISRELLQHDRQLKLIAKNIKNKIKSALQTMMKDERDNYVKFYESFGRQLKFGVYNDYGMNKGDIQDLLLFYSSKEKKLVSLAEYVSRMPEEQKYIYYATGESVERIDRLPQTELVADKGYEILYFTDDVDEFAIKMLQNYQEKEFRSVSSGDLGFEADASEQEAEAKENENKELFEQMQELLGGKVKKVKASKRLKSHPVCLSADGEITIEMEKVLNAMPNADGQQVKADKVLEINANHEVFNSLKQAFENDKEKFAVYTSVLYNQALLIEGLQVEDPVAFTNDICKIMA; encoded by the coding sequence ATGGCAACGAAACAATTCCAAGCGGAATCCAAGCGTTTACTTGAAATGATGATTAACTCCATTTACACCCAGAAAGAAATTTTCTTACGGGAACTGATTTCTAACGCAAGTGATGCGATTGATAAAATGTACTATAAAGCTTTGGTGGAAGATCAACTGACTTTCCAGTCCGAAGACTACTTTATTAAGATTACGGCGGACAAAGAAAACCGCACTTTAACAATTTCCGATACAGGAATCGGGATGACACAAGAAGATCTGGAGAATAACCTCGGGATCATCGCGAACAGCGGTTCTTTTGCGTTCAAGAACGAGAACGAACTGAAGGAAGGACACAATATCATTGGTCAGTTCGGGGTTGGTTTTTACTCTGCATTCATGGTGGCTGACAAGATTACCGTGATTACAAAAGCATGGGGAAGCGAGCAGGCTTACAAATGGGAGTCCGAAGGCGCAGATGGATATACCATTGAATTAGCAGAGAAAGACAGCGTGGGAACCGATATTATTCTTCACATTCGTGAGAATACAGAAGAAGATTCTTACGATGAATACCTTGAAGAGTATCGTCTTAGAACCATCATCAAGAAGTATTCTGATTTCATTCGCTATCCGATCAAGATGGATGTGAAGACGCAGAAGCCGAAAGAAGATGCTGAGAACGAGTTCGAGGAAGTTATCGAAGAACAAACCGTGAACAGCATGGTACCGATCTGGCGCAAAAATAAAAATGAGCTCACAAATGAAGATTATGAGAACTTTTATTTTGAAAAACGCTATGGTTTCGATAAGCCGCTGAAACACGTTCATATCAGTGCAGACGGTGCAGTTGTATATAATGCCATCCTGTTTATACCGGAAAAAACACCGTTTGATTACTACACAAAAGAGTACGAAAAAGGTCTTGAACTCTACTCTAACGGTGTTCTTATTATGGACAAATGCGGTGACTTGCTGCCAGATTACTTCAGCTTCGTGAAAGGGATGGTAGACTCCGAGGATCTATCACTCAACATTTCCCGCGAACTTCTGCAGCATGATCGTCAGCTGAAACTGATTGCGAAGAACATTAAGAACAAAATCAAATCCGCACTTCAAACGATGATGAAGGATGAGCGCGATAATTACGTGAAGTTCTATGAATCCTTCGGCAGACAATTGAAATTCGGTGTATATAACGACTACGGTATGAATAAGGGTGATATTCAAGATTTGCTCCTGTTCTACTCTTCTAAAGAGAAGAAGCTTGTGAGCTTGGCTGAATATGTATCCCGTATGCCGGAAGAGCAGAAGTATATCTACTACGCAACAGGTGAGTCTGTAGAACGTATTGACCGCTTGCCGCAAACGGAGCTTGTAGCCGATAAAGGATACGAGATTCTGTACTTCACAGATGATGTGGATGAGTTCGCCATCAAGATGCTTCAGAACTACCAGGAGAAAGAGTTCCGTTCGGTATCGAGCGGTGATCTTGGATTTGAAGCGGATGCAAGTGAGCAGGAAGCGGAAGCGAAAGAAAATGAGAACAAAGAATTGTTCGAACAAATGCAAGAACTGCTTGGCGGTAAAGTGAAGAAAGTCAAAGCTTCCAAACGTCTGAAGTCTCATCCGGTTTGCTTGTCTGCTGACGGTGAGATTACGATTGAAATGGAAAAAGTGCTGAACGCGATGCCAAATGCAGATGGACAGCAGGTGAAAGCCGATAAAGTGCTGGAAATCAACGCAAACCATGAAGTGTTTAATTCACTCAAACAAGCATTTGAGAACGATAAAGAGAAGTTTGCTGTGTACACTAGCGTACTGTACAATCAAGCACTTCTAATTGAAGGCTTGCAGGTTGAAGATCCTGTCGCTTTCACTAATGATATTTGCAAAATTATGGCGTAA
- a CDS encoding DUF1796 family putative cysteine peptidase, with protein sequence MNRNEISQKMGDSMNLQDVKKSYELIVSLGMSCAPAINLQRTSLRKFSMPLDWMISYSLTEVNKLYKNKFQNFMKLENLTLLEETHYYLKDGLPAFSADNDNTLVKSYFVRDTLYNIISVHDFPVLSNQHWSVSYPPFKD encoded by the coding sequence TTGAATAGAAACGAAATTTCACAGAAAATGGGTGACTCCATGAACTTACAAGACGTAAAGAAAAGCTATGAACTCATCGTAAGTTTAGGCATGTCTTGTGCCCCCGCTATAAATCTACAAAGAACTAGTTTGAGAAAATTCTCTATGCCTCTCGATTGGATGATTTCTTATTCATTAACTGAGGTTAATAAACTATATAAAAACAAATTTCAGAACTTTATGAAACTAGAAAACCTGACCTTACTGGAAGAAACACATTATTATCTAAAGGATGGCCTGCCTGCCTTCTCAGCCGATAATGACAATACCTTAGTGAAGTCTTATTTTGTCCGGGATACGCTGTATAACATCATTTCAGTCCATGACTTTCCGGTTCTTTCGAATCAACATTGGTCTGTAAGCTATCCGCCATTTAAAGATTAA
- a CDS encoding NAD(P)H-binding protein encodes MDQEKHYRPVIALTGASGHIGQYLMTELQKNYHIIALSGRADLHKDTEHVTWRPCDFFSYDDVEEALRGADYAIYISQFIYSSAKLTQGRSEDMDAILAGHFARAAQRNKMKKIIYISTMPPAEIDNKDDRSRHLQSRLEVEQILSSSGVPAVTFWIEPFDSPSITPYSMMGLAKKSMKSDVRSVQRLCLPEGKNAQWVLHYYTEWLSRITKPFLRITRSEDQNVRIFPRAIKVPMLELTYDQTKSSSSHALYRITGGILVNRREVDKGRLEFLQLPNSRECIAAIHDYVPSLPWFIYKYSQAAIHLWVMKAFDLHLKQLSQHNK; translated from the coding sequence ATGGATCAAGAAAAGCATTATCGTCCCGTCATTGCCCTTACCGGCGCATCAGGACATATCGGCCAGTATCTAATGACCGAGCTACAAAAGAATTACCATATCATCGCCTTATCTGGACGGGCTGACCTACATAAAGATACAGAGCATGTTACTTGGCGCCCTTGTGACTTTTTCTCCTATGACGATGTGGAAGAAGCACTGCGAGGAGCTGACTATGCCATTTATATTAGTCAATTCATTTATTCTTCCGCCAAACTAACTCAGGGCAGATCTGAGGATATGGATGCGATCTTAGCAGGGCATTTTGCCAGAGCAGCACAGCGGAACAAGATGAAAAAAATCATATATATCAGCACCATGCCCCCGGCGGAGATAGATAACAAAGACGACAGATCCCGTCACTTGCAAAGCAGACTTGAAGTAGAGCAGATCTTAAGCTCATCGGGTGTACCTGCTGTTACCTTTTGGATAGAACCGTTTGATAGTCCGTCGATTACTCCTTATTCAATGATGGGTTTAGCGAAAAAATCTATGAAATCAGATGTGAGATCCGTACAGCGGCTCTGTTTACCGGAAGGAAAAAATGCACAGTGGGTTCTACATTATTACACCGAGTGGCTGTCACGTATTACGAAACCGTTCCTTCGGATTACAAGAAGTGAAGATCAGAATGTCCGCATTTTTCCTAGGGCCATAAAAGTTCCAATGCTCGAACTAACCTATGATCAAACGAAAAGCAGTTCATCTCATGCTCTATACCGAATTACAGGCGGAATTTTGGTGAATAGGCGGGAAGTTGATAAGGGGAGACTTGAATTTTTACAGTTGCCAAACTCGAGAGAATGTATCGCAGCGATTCATGATTATGTACCTTCATTACCTTGGTTTATCTATAAGTACTCTCAGGCTGCCATTCATCTGTGGGTTATGAAAGCTTTTGATCTTCACCTTAAGCAGCTTAGCCAGCATAACAAATGA
- a CDS encoding response regulator transcription factor: protein MSREAILLVDDEKEIIELIEIYLKNEGYIIFKAFNGVEALEILRHNPVDLIILDVMMPQMDGIQACMKIREKNNTPIIMLSAKSQDMDKISGLSIGADDYVTKPFNPLELVARVKSQLRRYKMLNNRSDSGDDEIVIDDLVINTATHTVTVGDQEVKLTPREFDILKLLAVNQGIVLSMDKIYEEVWNEPFMDSKNTVMVHIRKLREKIEKDTQHPAYIKTVWGIGYKMRSAKEM from the coding sequence ATGTCCAGAGAAGCAATCTTACTTGTTGATGATGAGAAGGAAATTATTGAACTTATTGAAATTTATTTAAAGAATGAAGGATACATAATATTTAAGGCTTTTAATGGGGTGGAAGCCCTCGAAATACTGCGCCACAACCCAGTTGATTTAATTATTCTTGATGTCATGATGCCACAAATGGACGGAATTCAAGCATGCATGAAAATACGAGAAAAAAATAATACTCCCATTATTATGTTATCTGCAAAAAGTCAGGATATGGATAAAATTTCAGGCCTAAGCATTGGTGCCGACGACTATGTTACTAAGCCTTTTAACCCGCTTGAACTGGTTGCCCGGGTTAAATCACAGCTTCGCCGGTACAAGATGCTCAATAACCGCAGTGATTCGGGCGATGATGAGATTGTGATTGACGATCTTGTCATTAATACGGCTACGCATACCGTGACGGTGGGGGACCAGGAAGTGAAGCTGACGCCCCGCGAATTTGATATCTTAAAGCTTCTGGCCGTTAATCAGGGAATTGTCCTAAGTATGGACAAAATATATGAGGAAGTCTGGAATGAGCCATTTATGGACTCGAAAAATACGGTCATGGTACATATCCGTAAGCTCCGTGAAAAAATTGAAAAGGATACGCAGCATCCTGCTTATATTAAAACGGTATGGGGCATCGGCTACAAAATGAGATCTGCAAAGGAGATGTAA
- a CDS encoding sensor histidine kinase: MNTKVYISIRWKFLALFLGCMGLTLLFVLIGGLLASYVLKLNPYNVPLAWIINHVGSQPTMLIFGTIFFITLYIFVTRPLVLRAKELASVLEEMADGRLHTTVKVKASDELGTIAGNINSVSEQIHTYLEEINQGLAKIAKGNFEHEIPVRENHELGLIAQSINAMSEQLNRSIQEERNAEKTKNDLITGVSHDLRTPLTSILGFLEIIDKDRYTSEVELRYYMNIAYEKSLSLKKLIDDLFEYTRINNGMPLHLRELDVTGLIEQLAEEFVPSLEQANMVIRTHVPDHRVMIKADGDQLVRAYENLISNAIKYAKSGKYIDIYIEKKDGQVVVRICNYGEPIPKRDLPYIFERFYRVEQSRSKETGGTGLGLAITKSIFDVHGGEISVESSPRQTVFETRLPILE, translated from the coding sequence ATGAATACCAAAGTATACATCAGTATTCGTTGGAAATTCCTTGCCCTTTTTCTTGGATGCATGGGACTCACACTGCTGTTTGTGCTGATTGGGGGGCTGCTTGCTTCCTATGTTCTCAAACTAAACCCCTATAACGTGCCCCTGGCATGGATCATCAACCATGTTGGTTCTCAACCTACCATGCTTATTTTTGGAACAATATTTTTCATCACTTTATATATCTTTGTGACCCGCCCGCTTGTCTTACGTGCGAAGGAGCTTGCAAGCGTTCTTGAGGAGATGGCGGACGGACGGCTTCATACGACTGTAAAGGTGAAGGCTTCTGATGAACTGGGTACAATCGCAGGTAACATCAACAGCGTATCTGAACAGATTCATACGTATCTGGAGGAGATTAACCAAGGCCTTGCGAAAATCGCTAAGGGGAATTTCGAGCATGAAATTCCGGTTAGAGAAAACCATGAGCTTGGCCTAATTGCACAGAGTATCAACGCGATGAGCGAACAGCTGAATCGTTCCATTCAAGAAGAGCGAAACGCGGAGAAAACGAAGAATGATTTAATTACTGGTGTTTCCCACGACCTTCGAACCCCGCTTACTTCCATACTCGGATTCTTAGAAATCATTGATAAAGACCGTTATACGAGCGAGGTGGAACTTCGCTATTACATGAATATTGCGTATGAAAAATCACTTAGTCTCAAAAAACTCATCGATGATCTATTTGAATATACCCGTATTAACAATGGCATGCCTCTTCATTTACGTGAACTGGATGTAACAGGACTCATTGAGCAGCTGGCTGAAGAATTCGTTCCGAGTCTGGAGCAGGCGAACATGGTCATTCGCACACATGTACCGGATCATCGGGTGATGATTAAGGCAGACGGGGACCAACTTGTTCGGGCCTATGAGAACCTCATTTCTAACGCAATTAAGTACGCGAAGAGCGGTAAATATATAGACATTTATATTGAAAAAAAAGATGGACAGGTTGTTGTACGTATCTGTAACTATGGGGAACCTATTCCGAAGCGGGACCTTCCTTATATCTTTGAACGTTTCTACCGCGTCGAACAGTCTCGTTCGAAAGAAACGGGTGGAACGGGTTTAGGACTCGCGATCACCAAGAGTATCTTTGATGTGCACGGGGGTGAAATCTCCGTAGAAAGCTCGCCTAGACAGACGGTGTTCGAGACTCGACTGCCCATCTTGGAATAG
- a CDS encoding ArnT family glycosyltransferase, with the protein MLTHKRILLITMIVLIFALAAFVRLDFLVSVNHKVSHDTVNYDIMVRQLLEDGIYAYKDTEPNAQVTPGYPLFMAAVYKMVDYQHNDPFPYIRYIQVGISLVTLGLIYSIARKLAGQTVSIIVLLISAVYPPFIWSNGAVLTEVLACFFLMLYIRLQLQAFEKKTRTLALLSGAAMGLLVLTRPEFLILIPAVYVFYYFWKKNFKLTLKLLLFTCIGTGVVLSPWVIRNMVTLNEVVIASTQVNPFAAGTYPDKNYDDGLVDRHGKTQMEVAKERLKIGFTEHTWTFVKWYTVGKIKYIYSNMYFGSGHTPTYSVLPSPLGSMLHLALVYFCPVALIAAVRKWRKPLTLLTLIVVVMTVTRLAFVPEYRYNYTSMPLIIMLDTVVGVAIIRWFWNKYVRPSHSQKGAVIYDESTNHS; encoded by the coding sequence ATGCTTACACATAAAAGAATACTGCTGATAACGATGATCGTATTGATCTTCGCACTGGCTGCTTTTGTAAGACTCGACTTTCTCGTCTCGGTCAATCATAAAGTGTCGCATGATACAGTGAATTACGACATTATGGTTCGGCAGCTGCTGGAAGATGGAATTTATGCTTATAAGGATACGGAGCCAAACGCCCAGGTTACGCCGGGTTATCCGCTTTTTATGGCGGCAGTTTATAAGATGGTCGATTATCAGCATAATGATCCCTTTCCGTACATTCGGTATATCCAAGTCGGTATTAGCCTTGTTACCTTGGGGCTGATTTATTCCATTGCCCGAAAACTGGCGGGCCAAACGGTGTCGATCATTGTACTGCTCATAAGCGCAGTATATCCTCCGTTCATTTGGAGTAACGGCGCAGTGCTGACGGAGGTGCTGGCATGCTTTTTCTTAATGCTTTATATCCGCCTGCAGCTTCAGGCGTTTGAGAAGAAAACAAGAACCCTCGCTCTGCTTAGCGGTGCGGCAATGGGCTTGCTTGTGCTGACGCGTCCGGAATTTTTAATTCTAATTCCAGCGGTTTATGTGTTTTATTACTTTTGGAAAAAGAACTTTAAGCTCACACTGAAATTACTGCTGTTCACCTGTATTGGTACCGGGGTTGTTCTCTCACCTTGGGTGATCCGCAACATGGTAACACTGAACGAGGTCGTTATTGCTTCCACACAGGTCAATCCATTTGCGGCAGGTACTTATCCAGATAAAAACTATGATGATGGACTGGTAGACCGTCACGGTAAGACTCAAATGGAGGTCGCAAAAGAGCGGCTGAAGATCGGTTTTACTGAACACACCTGGACCTTTGTAAAATGGTATACCGTTGGCAAGATAAAATATATCTACTCCAATATGTATTTTGGCAGCGGTCATACCCCAACTTACAGTGTACTTCCAAGTCCGCTCGGCAGTATGCTTCATTTAGCACTTGTCTATTTTTGTCCGGTCGCTTTGATTGCTGCTGTTCGGAAATGGAGAAAGCCGCTCACGCTGCTTACGCTGATCGTTGTGGTTATGACGGTGACACGCTTAGCATTTGTACCAGAATACCGATATAACTACACTTCCATGCCACTGATTATTATGCTGGATACGGTGGTCGGCGTCGCGATCATACGCTGGTTTTGGAATAAATACGTAAGACCCTCACATTCACAGAAAGGAGCTGTTATCTATGACGAATCAACCAACCATTCATAA
- a CDS encoding glycosyltransferase family 2 protein, giving the protein MTNQPTIHNSSLKVLVIVPAYNEAEGIGQVIRQIRQDIPYVDVLVINDGSSDDTSRIARAAGASVIDLTCNLGIGGAVQTGYRYAAEHHYDYAVQIDGDGQHNPSDLNRLLDAILETGADMVIGSRFITKEGFQSTFARKMGIGLLSALLTRLTGQSVTDPTSGYRFCGKRAISLFAREYPTDYPEVEALMLLYNRKLTFAEIPVIMKERQGGVSSISAMKSVYYMSKVILSVLLMKTMKKRAWEHGYES; this is encoded by the coding sequence ATGACGAATCAACCAACCATTCATAATTCTTCGCTCAAAGTACTTGTCATCGTTCCTGCTTATAACGAGGCGGAAGGCATTGGGCAAGTGATTCGCCAGATTCGTCAAGATATCCCTTATGTGGACGTGCTGGTCATCAATGACGGATCAAGTGACGACACCAGTCGGATCGCGAGAGCTGCAGGTGCGAGCGTTATCGATCTGACCTGCAATCTGGGCATCGGTGGAGCCGTGCAAACGGGTTACCGCTATGCGGCTGAACATCATTACGATTATGCGGTGCAGATTGACGGGGATGGGCAGCATAATCCGAGTGATCTGAATCGGCTGCTGGATGCGATCCTTGAGACAGGAGCGGACATGGTCATTGGTTCTCGCTTTATTACAAAGGAAGGGTTTCAGTCGACCTTTGCCCGTAAAATGGGTATCGGTCTACTGTCTGCCCTTTTGACCCGGCTTACCGGTCAGTCTGTAACCGACCCAACTTCAGGGTATCGTTTTTGCGGGAAACGGGCGATTTCTCTGTTCGCTCGCGAGTACCCGACCGACTACCCAGAAGTAGAAGCACTGATGCTCTTGTATAACCGGAAACTCACCTTTGCTGAGATTCCTGTCATCATGAAGGAACGTCAAGGCGGGGTATCTAGTATCTCGGCGATGAAATCCGTGTACTATATGTCCAAGGTGATCCTATCTGTCTTACTCATGAAAACCATGAAAAAGAGAGCGTGGGAACATGGCTATGAATCTTAA
- a CDS encoding DUF2304 domain-containing protein encodes MAMNLNVYFVSFCISLAFAATILYLIRKRKLKEQYALLWLLMSAIMMVLSLFPSILDRLAVRIGIFYAPSLLYLLSVVAILFILLHLTITVSSLTNRVVVLTQTLGLTEERIQKLEKQVEKAAVVQGLTTAEEEEQGIAIPDFSPSSELHLKRKQSYDQVCPSSLAPDVHGVPPQDPSREEIR; translated from the coding sequence ATGGCTATGAATCTTAATGTTTACTTTGTCAGCTTTTGTATCAGCTTAGCGTTTGCCGCTACGATTCTATATTTAATTCGCAAGCGAAAACTGAAGGAGCAGTATGCACTGCTTTGGCTTTTGATGAGCGCGATCATGATGGTGTTATCTTTATTTCCGTCCATTTTGGATAGGCTGGCGGTACGCATTGGTATTTTCTATGCTCCGTCGCTGCTTTATTTGCTGAGTGTGGTTGCCATACTATTCATTCTGCTGCATCTGACGATCACCGTATCTTCTCTAACGAACCGGGTCGTCGTACTGACGCAAACGCTTGGGCTTACGGAGGAACGTATTCAAAAGCTCGAAAAGCAGGTCGAAAAAGCAGCAGTGGTACAGGGATTAACTACAGCGGAAGAGGAGGAACAAGGGATAGCCATACCTGACTTCTCGCCATCTTCTGAGCTGCACCTTAAACGTAAACAATCCTATGACCAAGTTTGCCCTTCATCTCTAGCCCCTGATGTTCATGGTGTTCCCCCACAGGATCCGAGCAGGGAGGAGATCCGGTAA